A window of the Streptomyces sp. NBC_00250 genome harbors these coding sequences:
- a CDS encoding PTS transporter subunit EIIC codes for MSTATAQAAAPAKKRGSGLFQGLQKVGRSLQLPIAVLPAAGILLRLGQPDVFGADGLGWGKVATVFASAGDAVFANMPLLFCVGIAIGFAKKADGSTALAALVGFLVYSSVLKAFPVSEAVVNTTANKGVDVAATYNDPKVFGGIIMGLLGAVVWQRFHRTKLVDWLGFFNGRRLVPILMAFVGTVMGVLFGLLWEPVGNLITDFGNWMTSLGALGSGIFGAINRGLLPVGMHQFVNTVAWQEIGTFTDSSGAVWHGDLPRFFHGDPSAGQFMSGFFPIMMFALPAVALAITHAARPERRKVVGGMMFSLALTSFVTGITEPIEFAFMFLAPLLYVIHAVLTAASMVITSALGVHHGFTFSAGALDYFLNWTYASKPWLIIPIGLVFAAIYYVVFRFAITKFNLATPGREPEAEIEDLTKA; via the coding sequence ATGAGTACGGCCACCGCCCAGGCCGCCGCTCCCGCGAAGAAGCGCGGATCCGGCCTGTTCCAGGGCCTGCAGAAGGTCGGTCGCAGCCTGCAGCTGCCGATCGCCGTTCTGCCGGCCGCGGGTATCTTGCTCCGTCTCGGCCAGCCCGACGTCTTCGGCGCCGACGGCCTCGGCTGGGGCAAGGTCGCCACGGTCTTCGCCTCCGCCGGAGACGCGGTCTTCGCCAACATGCCGCTGCTGTTCTGCGTCGGCATCGCGATCGGCTTCGCCAAGAAGGCCGACGGCTCCACCGCCCTCGCCGCCCTTGTCGGCTTCCTCGTCTACTCGAGCGTCCTCAAGGCGTTCCCGGTCAGCGAGGCCGTCGTCAACACGACCGCGAACAAGGGTGTCGACGTCGCCGCGACGTACAACGACCCCAAGGTCTTCGGCGGCATCATCATGGGTCTGCTCGGCGCCGTCGTCTGGCAGCGGTTCCACCGCACCAAGCTGGTCGACTGGCTCGGCTTCTTCAACGGCCGCCGTCTCGTCCCGATCCTCATGGCCTTCGTCGGCACCGTCATGGGTGTTCTCTTCGGCCTCCTCTGGGAGCCCGTCGGCAACCTGATCACCGACTTCGGCAACTGGATGACCAGCCTCGGCGCCCTCGGCTCCGGCATCTTCGGCGCCATCAACCGCGGTCTGCTCCCGGTCGGCATGCACCAGTTCGTGAACACCGTCGCCTGGCAGGAGATCGGCACCTTCACCGACTCCTCCGGTGCCGTCTGGCACGGCGACCTGCCGCGCTTCTTCCACGGTGACCCGTCCGCCGGTCAGTTCATGTCCGGCTTCTTCCCGATCATGATGTTCGCGCTCCCGGCCGTCGCCCTCGCGATCACCCACGCCGCCCGCCCCGAGCGCCGCAAGGTCGTCGGCGGCATGATGTTCTCGCTCGCCCTGACCTCCTTCGTCACGGGCATCACCGAGCCCATCGAGTTCGCGTTCATGTTCCTGGCGCCCCTGCTGTACGTGATCCACGCGGTGCTCACCGCCGCCTCGATGGTCATCACCTCGGCCCTCGGCGTGCACCACGGCTTCACCTTCTCCGCGGGTGCTCTGGACTACTTCCTGAACTGGACGTACGCCTCCAAGCCCTGGCTGATCATCCCGATCGGTCTCGTCTTCGCGGCGATCTACTACGTGGTCTTCCGCTTCGCGATCACCAAGTTCAACCTCGCCACCCCGGGCCGCGAGCCCGAGGCCGAGATCGAGGACCTCACCAAGGCGTGA
- a CDS encoding PTS transporter subunit EIIC, with amino-acid sequence MSTESAPARPKQSVWGGLFQGLQKMGRSLQLPIAVLPAAGIINRLGQPDVFGAEGLGWDNVAKVMAGAGGALLDGNLGLPLLFCIGVAIGMAKKSDGSTALAAVVGFLVYFNVLRQFPKDCPAGTKDISGGCLAVDDSFAGYTYQNPGVFGGIVMGLLTAYLWQRYHRTKLVDWLGFFNGRRLVPIIMTFVAIAFAALCLWIWPPIGDALENFSDWLVGLGSWGSGIFGLANRALLVIGLHQFLNVPIWFQFGTYEKPDGTTVHGDIPMFLAGDPNAGQFLTGFFPIMMFALPAAALAITHCAKPHRRKEVGGMMLSVALTSFVTGITEPIEYSFLFIAPLLFAVHAVLTGVSMAVTWALGVKDGFSFSAGLIDYVINWGLATKPWLIIPIGLAFAVVYYAIFRFAITKFNLQTPGREPDEVGDEMERENVK; translated from the coding sequence ATGAGTACGGAAAGCGCCCCGGCGCGGCCGAAGCAGTCCGTGTGGGGCGGGCTCTTCCAGGGACTCCAGAAGATGGGGCGCAGCCTCCAGCTCCCCATCGCCGTCCTGCCGGCCGCGGGCATCATCAACCGGCTCGGGCAGCCGGACGTCTTCGGCGCGGAGGGTCTCGGCTGGGACAACGTCGCCAAGGTGATGGCGGGCGCCGGTGGCGCGCTCCTCGACGGCAACCTCGGCCTGCCCCTGCTGTTCTGCATCGGTGTCGCGATCGGCATGGCGAAGAAGTCCGACGGTTCGACCGCGCTCGCGGCGGTCGTCGGCTTCCTCGTCTACTTCAACGTGCTGCGCCAGTTCCCGAAGGACTGCCCGGCGGGGACGAAGGACATCAGCGGCGGCTGCCTCGCCGTCGACGACTCCTTCGCGGGCTACACGTACCAGAATCCGGGTGTCTTCGGCGGCATCGTCATGGGTCTGCTCACCGCGTACCTGTGGCAGCGGTACCACCGGACGAAGCTGGTCGACTGGCTGGGCTTCTTCAACGGCCGCCGCCTGGTCCCGATCATCATGACGTTCGTGGCGATCGCGTTCGCCGCGCTGTGCCTGTGGATCTGGCCGCCGATCGGTGACGCCCTGGAGAACTTCAGCGACTGGCTGGTCGGACTCGGCTCGTGGGGTTCGGGCATCTTCGGTCTGGCGAACCGGGCGCTGCTCGTCATCGGCCTGCACCAGTTCCTGAACGTGCCGATCTGGTTCCAGTTCGGCACGTACGAGAAGCCGGACGGTACGACGGTCCACGGCGACATCCCCATGTTCCTCGCGGGCGACCCGAACGCCGGCCAGTTCCTGACGGGCTTCTTCCCGATCATGATGTTCGCGCTTCCGGCGGCCGCGCTGGCGATCACCCACTGTGCCAAGCCGCACCGGCGCAAGGAGGTCGGCGGCATGATGCTGTCGGTCGCGCTGACCTCGTTCGTCACCGGCATCACCGAGCCGATCGAGTACTCGTTCCTCTTCATCGCCCCGCTGCTCTTCGCGGTCCACGCCGTCCTCACGGGTGTGTCGATGGCCGTGACCTGGGCACTCGGCGTGAAGGACGGCTTCAGCTTCTCGGCAGGTCTGATCGACTACGTGATCAACTGGGGCCTCGCGACGAAGCCGTGGCTGATCATCCCGATCGGTCTCGCGTTCGCGGTCGTCTACTACGCGATCTTCCGGTTCGCGATCACCAAGTTCAATCTCCAGACGCCCGGCCGCGAGCCGGACGAGGTCGGGGACGAGATGGAGCGGGAGAACGTCAAGTAG
- a CDS encoding PTS glucose/sucrose transporter subunit IIB — protein MRANGTDREKHMASKAEKIVAGLGGIENIEEVEGCITRLRTEVVDPSKVDEAALKAAGAHGVVKMGTAIQVVIGTDADPIAADIEDMM, from the coding sequence GTGCGCGCGAACGGAACGGACAGGGAGAAACACATGGCCAGCAAGGCTGAGAAGATCGTCGCCGGGCTCGGCGGCATCGAGAACATCGAAGAGGTCGAAGGCTGCATCACCCGCCTGCGCACCGAGGTCGTGGACCCGTCCAAGGTCGACGAGGCCGCCCTCAAGGCCGCCGGCGCCCACGGCGTCGTCAAGATGGGCACCGCGATCCAGGTCGTCATCGGCACCGACGCCGACCCGATCGCCGCCGACATCGAAGACATGATGTAA
- the rph gene encoding ribonuclease PH has product MSRIDGRTPEQLRPVTIERGWSKHAEGSVLISFGDTKVFCTASVTEGVPRWRKGSGEGWVTGEYSMLPRATNTRGDRESVRGKIGGRTHEISRLIGRSLRAVIDYKALGENTIVLDCDVLQADGGTRTAAITGAYVALADAVSWAQNKKLVKAGRKPLTGTVGAVSVGIVDGVPLLDLCYEEDVRADTDMNVVCTGDGRFVEVQGTAEAEPFDRKELNALLDLASGGCAELAEIQRKALEGTL; this is encoded by the coding sequence ATGTCTCGTATCGACGGCCGTACCCCCGAACAGCTCCGCCCCGTCACCATCGAACGCGGATGGAGCAAGCACGCCGAGGGCTCCGTCCTCATCTCCTTCGGCGACACCAAGGTCTTCTGCACCGCCTCCGTCACCGAAGGCGTCCCGCGCTGGCGCAAGGGCAGCGGCGAAGGCTGGGTCACCGGCGAGTACTCCATGCTCCCGCGCGCCACCAACACCCGCGGCGACCGCGAATCCGTCCGCGGCAAGATCGGCGGCCGTACGCACGAGATCTCCCGCCTCATCGGCCGCTCCCTGCGCGCCGTCATCGACTACAAGGCGCTCGGCGAGAACACCATCGTCCTCGACTGCGACGTCCTCCAGGCCGACGGCGGCACCCGCACCGCCGCCATCACCGGCGCGTACGTCGCCCTCGCCGACGCGGTGTCCTGGGCCCAGAACAAGAAGCTCGTCAAGGCCGGCCGCAAGCCCCTCACCGGCACCGTCGGCGCCGTCTCCGTCGGCATCGTCGACGGCGTCCCCCTCCTCGACCTCTGTTACGAGGAGGACGTCCGCGCCGACACCGACATGAACGTCGTCTGCACCGGCGACGGCCGCTTCGTCGAGGTCCAGGGCACCGCCGAGGCCGAGCCCTTCGACCGCAAGGAGCTCAACGCCCTCCTCGACCTCGCGTCCGGCGGCTGCGCCGAACTCGCCGAGATCCAGCGCAAGGCCCTCGAAGGAACCCTCTGA
- the rdgB gene encoding RdgB/HAM1 family non-canonical purine NTP pyrophosphatase yields MTRLILATRNPGKITELHAILADAGLDLELVGADAYPEIPDVKETGVTFAENALLKAHALAQATGLPAVADDSGLCVDVLNGAPGIFSARWSGAHGDDRANLNLLLAQLSDIADEHRGAHFACAAALALPDGTERVVEGRMEGVLRHTPKGTNGFGYDPILQPNGHEVTCAELTPSQKNAISHRGKAFRALVPVVKELLG; encoded by the coding sequence ATGACCCGACTGATCCTCGCCACCCGCAACCCGGGCAAGATCACCGAACTTCACGCGATCCTCGCCGACGCAGGTCTCGACCTGGAACTCGTCGGCGCGGACGCGTACCCGGAGATCCCCGACGTCAAGGAAACCGGCGTCACCTTCGCCGAGAACGCCCTGCTGAAGGCCCACGCCCTGGCCCAGGCCACCGGCCTGCCGGCCGTGGCCGACGACTCCGGCCTCTGCGTCGACGTCCTGAACGGCGCCCCCGGCATCTTCTCCGCCCGCTGGTCGGGCGCCCACGGCGACGACCGAGCCAACCTGAACCTCCTCCTGGCCCAACTGTCCGACATCGCGGACGAACACCGAGGCGCCCACTTCGCCTGCGCCGCGGCGCTGGCGCTGCCCGACGGCACGGAGAGGGTGGTGGAAGGCCGCATGGAGGGTGTGCTGCGCCACACCCCGAAGGGCACGAACGGCTTCGGCTACGACCCGATCCTCCAGCCGAACGGCCACGAGGTGACCTGCGCCGAACTGACCCCGTCGCAGAAGAACGCGATCAGCCACCGCGGCAAGGCGTTCCGCGCCTTGGTGCCGGTGGTGAAGGAACTGCTGGGCTGA
- a CDS encoding HNH endonuclease, producing the protein MTTGVRYTRELLAEAAARCSDLGEVIVFLGTQPYDNLGRHLLRRFAHYRIDVSHFPHRQRRGGQPPRPTEEDLRYAVQGATSVASALRALGLEPSGHMRTLFRLWTAEDGVSTSHFLGQAHQRGRPGPTPVRRADDILIRHHGTRRTRTHLLRRALSEVGVPEKCARCGIGPEWLGKPMTLEVDHISGDWSDDRRENLRLLCPNCHATTDTWCRGGRRVK; encoded by the coding sequence ATGACGACCGGCGTGCGCTACACCCGTGAGCTGCTGGCGGAGGCGGCAGCACGCTGCTCGGACCTCGGCGAGGTCATCGTCTTCCTGGGCACGCAGCCGTACGACAATCTGGGACGCCACCTGCTGAGGCGCTTCGCCCACTACCGCATCGACGTCTCGCACTTTCCCCACCGTCAGAGGCGCGGTGGGCAACCGCCGCGCCCGACAGAAGAAGACCTGCGGTACGCGGTCCAAGGGGCGACCTCTGTGGCGAGCGCCCTGCGTGCCCTGGGACTGGAGCCCAGCGGGCACATGCGCACGCTCTTCCGTCTGTGGACGGCGGAGGACGGTGTCAGTACCTCCCATTTCCTGGGTCAGGCACACCAGCGGGGACGGCCTGGGCCGACGCCGGTCAGACGAGCCGACGACATCCTCATCCGGCACCACGGAACGCGACGGACAAGAACCCATCTGCTGCGTCGCGCGCTGAGCGAGGTGGGCGTGCCCGAGAAGTGCGCACGGTGCGGCATCGGCCCTGAATGGCTCGGCAAGCCGATGACCCTTGAGGTCGACCACATCAGCGGCGACTGGAGCGACGACCGGCGCGAGAACCTGCGGCTGCTCTGTCCCAACTGCCATGCGACGACCGACACCTGGTGCCGGGGAGGACGGCGGGTAAAGTAA
- a CDS encoding HNH endonuclease signature motif containing protein encodes MTEALERLGVDPRSPTRRYVRERMRKLGVDISHFEREGTRWTKEVLAEAVAASTNMCEVLRRLGVEIVGGQHTHISRRVKAYGIDTSHFRRPSRRGKTRGRRTPEVLLVEQTGPRTRRIPHERIAWAMTESGVPQHCVLCGNQAVWLGQPLPLEIDHIDGDWRNNRIENLRFLCPNCHSTTDSYRGRAKGRTR; translated from the coding sequence CTGACGGAGGCGCTGGAGCGGTTGGGGGTGGATCCGAGGAGTCCGACGCGGAGGTACGTGCGGGAGCGGATGCGGAAGCTGGGGGTGGACATCTCGCACTTCGAGCGGGAGGGGACACGGTGGACGAAGGAAGTCCTGGCTGAGGCCGTGGCGGCTTCCACGAACATGTGCGAGGTGCTGCGCCGGCTGGGAGTGGAGATCGTGGGTGGCCAGCACACGCACATCAGCCGCCGCGTCAAGGCCTACGGGATCGACACATCACACTTCCGCCGTCCGTCTCGGCGCGGCAAGACCCGAGGACGCCGGACTCCCGAGGTGCTACTCGTCGAGCAGACCGGCCCGAGAACCCGGCGCATCCCGCATGAGCGGATCGCATGGGCGATGACGGAGTCCGGAGTACCCCAGCACTGTGTCCTGTGCGGCAACCAGGCCGTCTGGCTGGGCCAACCGCTCCCCCTGGAAATCGATCACATCGACGGGGACTGGCGGAACAACAGGATCGAGAACCTGCGATTTCTGTGCCCGAACTGCCACTCGACGACGGACAGTTATCGGGGGCGCGCAAAGGGGAGGACTCGATGA
- the bcp gene encoding thioredoxin-dependent thiol peroxidase — translation MSERLQPGDTAPAFTLPDADGNEVSLADHKGRKVIVYFYPAALTPGCTKQACDFTDNLDVLAAAGYDVIGVSPDKPEKLAKFREKENLKVTLVGDPSKETLEAYGAFGEKKLYGKVVTGVIRSTVVVDEDGKVEHAFYNVKATGHVAKIIRDLGVEA, via the coding sequence ATGAGCGAGCGACTGCAGCCCGGCGACACCGCCCCCGCCTTCACCCTGCCCGACGCGGACGGCAACGAGGTCTCCCTCGCGGACCACAAGGGCCGCAAGGTCATCGTCTACTTCTACCCGGCCGCGCTGACCCCCGGCTGCACGAAGCAGGCCTGCGACTTCACGGACAACCTGGACGTGCTCGCGGCGGCGGGCTACGACGTCATCGGCGTCTCCCCGGACAAGCCGGAGAAGCTGGCGAAGTTCCGCGAGAAGGAGAACCTGAAGGTCACGCTGGTCGGCGACCCGTCGAAGGAGACCCTGGAGGCGTACGGCGCCTTCGGCGAGAAGAAGCTGTACGGCAAGGTGGTGACGGGCGTGATCCGCTCGACGGTCGTCGTGGACGAGGACGGCAAGGTGGAGCACGCCTTCTACAACGTGAAGGCGACGGGCCACGTGGCCAAGATCATCAGGGACCTGGGCGTCGAGGCCTGA
- a CDS encoding DUF3618 domain-containing protein: MSDARTPAQIEADIVRRREQLAVTLDEIGIRMHPKTIIGDAKAKVASTVDQTAGRAFVAVNRVVSDVKARFTHADGAPRLERVVPAALVAVAVVGLLAASSRKGKG; encoded by the coding sequence GTGTCGGATGCCAGGACCCCTGCGCAGATCGAGGCGGACATCGTCCGCCGGCGCGAGCAGCTCGCCGTCACTCTCGACGAGATCGGCATTCGGATGCACCCGAAGACGATCATCGGGGACGCGAAGGCCAAGGTCGCCTCGACGGTCGACCAGACCGCGGGACGCGCCTTCGTCGCCGTCAACCGGGTCGTCTCGGATGTGAAGGCACGTTTCACCCACGCGGACGGCGCCCCCCGACTGGAGCGCGTGGTTCCGGCGGCCCTCGTCGCCGTCGCGGTCGTCGGGCTGCTCGCCGCGTCCTCCCGCAAGGGCAAGGGATGA
- a CDS encoding GroES family chaperonin — protein MSENTHDKLPIRMLHDRVLVRTDSPEGERRSGGGILIPATAAVGRRLAWAEVVAVGQNVRTVEIGDRVLYDPEDRAEVEVRGVAYVLMRERDLHAVAADRFQGTTDSTGLYL, from the coding sequence GTGAGCGAGAACACGCACGACAAGCTGCCCATCCGGATGCTCCACGACCGCGTCCTGGTCCGCACCGACTCCCCGGAGGGGGAGCGGCGCTCCGGCGGCGGCATCCTGATTCCGGCGACTGCCGCGGTCGGCCGTCGCCTGGCCTGGGCCGAGGTGGTCGCGGTCGGTCAGAACGTCCGTACCGTCGAGATCGGCGACCGGGTGCTGTACGACCCCGAGGACCGCGCCGAGGTCGAGGTGCGGGGTGTCGCGTACGTCCTGATGCGGGAGCGCGACCTGCACGCGGTGGCCGCGGACCGGTTCCAGGGGACGACGGATTCGACCGGGCTGTATCTCTGA
- a CDS encoding DMT family transporter produces the protein MAWVLLVVAGLLEVGWSIGMKYTDGFTRLWPSVFTGAGIIASMVLLSHAAKTLPIGTAYGVWVGIGAAGAAVLGMVVLGEPATAARIFFVCLLLVAVVGLKATSGH, from the coding sequence ATGGCCTGGGTTCTTCTTGTCGTCGCGGGTCTGCTGGAAGTCGGCTGGTCGATCGGGATGAAGTACACCGACGGCTTCACGCGGCTCTGGCCGAGCGTGTTCACCGGCGCCGGGATCATCGCTTCCATGGTGCTGCTGTCGCACGCGGCCAAGACGCTGCCCATCGGTACGGCGTACGGCGTGTGGGTGGGCATCGGCGCGGCCGGTGCGGCGGTGCTCGGCATGGTGGTCCTCGGTGAGCCGGCGACCGCCGCCCGGATCTTCTTCGTGTGTCTGCTGCTCGTCGCCGTGGTGGGTCTCAAGGCGACGTCCGGTCACTGA
- a CDS encoding transglycosylase domain-containing protein, with the protein MPPSSGTSDSDAPRPARTPGWEPRDPTLGTPPPPAPKRRRPRRVLRTLFGLLLLGTLLLAGAFAAGYLLVEIPPANAAALAQSNVYLYRDGSPLARDGEVNRENVRLDRVPLTVRQAVLAAEDRDFHSSRAVDPKAMVRAAWNTVTGKGRQSGSTITQQYVKNYYLGQEQTLTRKAKEFFIAIKLGREKSKEEILQGYLNTSYFGRNAYGIQAAARAYYGKDVEELDTAEGAYLASLLKAPSAYDVTTHPENRAKAVARWHYVLDGMVTERRLTPAARAAARFPTPQTARPATGLSGQRGYLVQAVEEYLTDHGVVDEKTLAGGGFRITTTLEPAKQDALVQAVEERVMTRLDPAGAPADRFVRVGAAAVDPANGKVLAMYGGVDYTQQYVNNATRRDYQVGSTFKPFVFTAAVQRGAQTQHGEPITPYTVYDGNNRRPVEGWNGNPYDPANEDDESYGEIAVGTATDLSVNAVYAQMAVDVGPGHVRRTAIALGLPHATPDLTASPSIALGPATASVLDMATAYATLAAHGRHGTYTLVESLSRDGQELEVPAAEARQAVSREAADTTTSILRSVVETGTGTAAQAAGRPAAGKTGTAEDDKAAWFAGYTPELATVVAMMGQDPESGRQEPLYGALGQPRINGGGEPAEIWARFTREALAGTAPRDFELQVMPGAERLPPLPPMPDVPAAPDASDVPAAPEASEVSETPEESYELGEAGPGAAPRSPGPAPSAVRQ; encoded by the coding sequence ATGCCCCCTTCCTCCGGTACGAGCGACTCCGACGCCCCCCGGCCGGCCCGCACGCCGGGCTGGGAACCGAGGGACCCTACCCTCGGAACGCCCCCACCCCCCGCGCCCAAACGCCGCCGTCCCCGCCGCGTCCTGCGCACCCTCTTCGGACTCCTGCTCCTCGGCACCCTGCTCCTCGCCGGCGCCTTCGCCGCCGGCTACCTCCTGGTGGAGATCCCGCCCGCCAACGCCGCCGCCCTCGCCCAGTCCAACGTCTACCTCTACCGGGACGGCAGCCCCCTCGCCCGCGACGGCGAGGTCAACCGCGAGAACGTACGTCTCGACCGCGTCCCCCTCACCGTCCGGCAGGCCGTCCTCGCCGCCGAGGACCGCGACTTCCACAGCTCGCGCGCCGTCGACCCCAAGGCGATGGTCCGCGCCGCCTGGAACACCGTCACCGGCAAGGGCCGCCAGTCCGGCTCCACCATCACCCAGCAGTACGTCAAGAACTACTACCTGGGCCAGGAGCAGACCCTCACCCGCAAGGCGAAGGAGTTCTTCATCGCGATCAAGCTCGGCCGCGAGAAGAGCAAGGAGGAGATCCTCCAGGGCTACCTGAACACCAGTTACTTCGGACGCAACGCGTACGGCATCCAGGCCGCCGCCCGCGCCTACTACGGCAAGGACGTCGAGGAACTCGACACCGCCGAGGGCGCGTACCTCGCCTCCCTCCTCAAAGCCCCCAGCGCCTACGACGTCACCACCCACCCCGAGAACCGCGCCAAGGCCGTCGCCCGCTGGCACTACGTCCTCGACGGCATGGTCACCGAGCGCCGGCTCACCCCCGCCGCACGTGCCGCCGCGCGCTTCCCCACCCCCCAGACCGCCCGCCCCGCCACCGGCCTCTCCGGACAGCGCGGCTACCTCGTCCAGGCCGTCGAGGAGTACCTCACCGACCACGGCGTCGTCGACGAGAAGACCCTCGCCGGCGGCGGCTTCCGCATCACCACCACCCTCGAACCCGCCAAACAGGACGCGCTCGTCCAAGCCGTCGAAGAGCGCGTCATGACCCGCCTCGACCCGGCGGGCGCCCCCGCCGACCGGTTCGTACGGGTCGGAGCGGCGGCCGTCGACCCGGCGAACGGCAAGGTCCTCGCCATGTACGGCGGCGTCGACTACACCCAGCAGTACGTCAACAACGCCACCCGCCGCGACTACCAGGTCGGCTCCACCTTCAAACCCTTCGTCTTCACCGCCGCCGTCCAGAGGGGGGCACAGACCCAGCACGGCGAACCCATCACCCCGTACACGGTGTACGACGGGAACAACCGGCGCCCGGTCGAAGGCTGGAACGGCAACCCGTACGACCCCGCCAACGAGGACGACGAGAGCTACGGCGAGATCGCCGTCGGCACCGCCACCGACCTGTCCGTGAACGCCGTGTACGCCCAGATGGCCGTCGACGTCGGCCCCGGCCACGTACGCCGCACCGCGATCGCCCTCGGCCTGCCCCACGCCACCCCCGACCTCACCGCCTCCCCCTCCATCGCGCTCGGCCCCGCCACGGCCAGCGTCCTGGACATGGCCACGGCGTACGCGACCCTCGCCGCGCACGGCCGGCACGGCACGTACACCCTCGTCGAGAGCCTCAGCAGGGACGGCCAGGAGCTGGAAGTGCCGGCTGCCGAGGCCCGTCAGGCGGTGAGCCGGGAGGCCGCCGACACCACCACGTCCATCCTGCGGAGCGTCGTCGAGACGGGCACGGGAACGGCCGCGCAGGCCGCCGGACGCCCCGCCGCCGGCAAGACCGGCACCGCGGAGGACGACAAGGCCGCCTGGTTCGCCGGCTACACGCCGGAACTCGCCACGGTCGTCGCGATGATGGGCCAGGACCCCGAGTCGGGCCGGCAGGAGCCCCTGTACGGAGCCCTCGGACAGCCCCGGATCAACGGGGGCGGGGAGCCCGCCGAGATCTGGGCCCGGTTCACCCGGGAGGCCCTGGCGGGAACGGCGCCGCGGGACTTCGAACTCCAGGTGATGCCGGGGGCGGAGCGGCTGCCGCCGCTCCCGCCGATGCCCGACGTCCCTGCCGCCCCCGATGCCTCTGATGTCCCTGCGGCCCCTGAGGCCTCTGAGGTCTCTGAGACTCCTGAGGAGTCGTACGAACTGGGCGAGGCGGGCCCGGGAGCGGCGCCACGCAGCCCCGGGCCCGCCCCGAGTGCCGTACGTCAGTGA
- a CDS encoding ABC transporter permease, which yields MRLYATVAAGGFRRHATYRVATAAGVFTNTVFGFILSYTYIALWDERPQLGGYSMDDALAYVWIGQALITVCGMMGGGFEDELIERIRTGDIAVDLYRPADLQAWWFSANLGRAAFQLLGRGVVPMAVGWLAFRFTLPAGPGSWLAFLVAVALGSTVSFAIWYVVAMSAFWLMDGQGAVQVAWLGGLFFSGMLLPLNVFPGALGEVARVLPWASLLQVPADVYLGKYEGWGLAGAYAFQCCWALVLFGAGRAVQAAATRKVVVQGG from the coding sequence CTGCGGCTGTACGCGACGGTGGCCGCGGGCGGCTTCCGGCGTCATGCCACCTATCGGGTGGCGACGGCGGCGGGTGTGTTCACGAACACCGTCTTCGGCTTCATCCTGTCGTACACGTACATCGCCCTCTGGGACGAGAGGCCGCAGCTCGGCGGCTACTCCATGGACGACGCGCTCGCCTACGTATGGATCGGGCAGGCGCTGATCACGGTCTGCGGGATGATGGGCGGCGGCTTCGAGGACGAGCTGATCGAGCGGATCAGGACCGGGGACATCGCGGTCGACCTGTACCGCCCCGCCGACCTCCAGGCCTGGTGGTTCTCGGCCAACCTGGGCCGGGCCGCCTTCCAGTTGCTCGGCAGGGGAGTCGTCCCGATGGCGGTCGGCTGGCTGGCCTTCCGTTTCACGCTGCCGGCCGGGCCGGGCTCCTGGCTCGCCTTCCTGGTGGCCGTGGCGCTGGGCTCCACGGTCAGTTTCGCGATCTGGTACGTGGTGGCGATGAGCGCGTTCTGGCTGATGGACGGTCAGGGAGCGGTCCAGGTGGCCTGGCTGGGCGGCCTGTTCTTCTCGGGGATGCTGCTCCCGCTGAACGTCTTCCCGGGCGCACTCGGCGAGGTCGCGCGGGTGCTGCCGTGGGCGTCACTGCTCCAGGTGCCGGCCGATGTGTACCTGGGGAAGTACGAGGGCTGGGGCCTTGCGGGGGCGTACGCCTTCCAGTGCTGCTGGGCACTGGTGCTGTTCGGCGCGGGACGGGCGGTGCAGGCGGCGGCGACGCGGAAGGTGGTGGTGCAGGGTGGCTGA